The genomic DNA GATGATAATTAGTATCATATAATAGCCAAGTTCCCTGATGTCTTTGATTGCAGATTTTAAGGTTCGATGCTCAATCACTGAGCTTCAGAGAACTGGTTTAAGGGCTGTCCAATTTATTAGGTACAACGAAACGTGTTGCCGGTTAAATGCGTTAGCGAATTTATTTCTAAACCTCCAAGTTTAAGTGCtcctcaatgaattcaacatttcaaaagtaaattctaaaaattgttaaaaaattgcttgaaaagTGGCTAACCGATCattcaaattacttttcttttgatcTAGATCAAATTTTTCGATTGCTGATCATTGATcatatttcttctccttttcagaTAAAGATACAGATACCAACACAGGCTCAATCAATATCAAGGTCGGGATTTCGGTGTCGGGAGTAGTAGTTTTgttcgtcatcatcatcataggTGTGTGGTGGCgttattttaagaaatgaatcCAGGCCTTCAAAACTGATTGACTTGCACTGGTTTTTCTCTGGAATGGTGCTCACGTACCTCTGGACTGAAAATGTGTCAGAGAAGACCATCCCAGTATTTATCAAACATTGAAAGTGCTTAAAGGAGTGTGCTTAAGCTTTGAGAAGTTTCATGTATATTCACAGTGTTAAATAACCCCACACAAGGCTAGTGAAGAGTTTTTTTGTGCTCgtcctttaattttttctcatttatacTGTTATAAAATGATTTCGAGAGCAATTTGTATTCAATCAGCACGAGTATATTTGGCAAAGATTATAACCGAAAAAAACGTAGCAGTCAGAAGGCTTTCGAGAGCCTATCCTAAAGTGAATACTACActatttttcaacttttgaacCCGATTTCAATTTTATGATCGACTGGGGATTAGCTTGCATTCTCTTAGCCATTGGGTATGTTGGAACTTCCACAATAACTGCATTATTAATGATATTTACTGAATAAACGATCAAAATTTTTGCCATAGTCTGTCTTCTATTCCCTGAATGCGAAATCTTTTAATCCCCTTTAAGCCATAGAAACGTCATGAAGTAATCACACTTCTTTGGAAGACAAGAGACACCTCATTTCTCGTTGTTTCTGTAGTTTATGGCCATGTTCTCTAGCCATACTGTAGTGTGGTAaatgtggggggaggggggaggggaagtgGAAGCTTGAGTATATAAAAAGcagttaaaacattttttttttaaatataacaaGAGTTGGGCATCGTAGGacaaattcatttaaataaccatgacatttttcaaacatttaacGGAAGAAAGTGACAGTCATGTCAACGACTAGCCTCTGTTTGTGatgcaaacaacaaaatcaTTAGCTGACTGCACTGAGTAgtgctttatttgaaataaaccgCTAACTTCACGCGTACTTTTGATAACACTCCAAGGTTCTTGAAAATAGAAACTGCTTTCCTCTCCAGATCATTGCTCCATCGCTTAACATTTCACTTTCCTTTTTCATGACATAGAACCACCACGACCATGACAACGACAGCTCCAATCAAACAGGATGCCTGAAAGCACACCTTTATTGACCcctgtgaaaatgaaaattttaattttcaatcagcgagatatagagaataatacttGGCGCGCGTAGATATAGGATTTCTCTTCGAGCGTTAACTCAATACCTCACGAGTGAAATGTATCGTTGACGAGTGAGAAGTATCGTTGAAATGCGTCGAAATTCTACAAAAGCAGGAAAGTTCCGTTTCTGTAATACTGTAAATTATTATCTAATTGAAACTTATTCTCATATCTCGTTCTATCCTCGGTTGTCTTTTGTGCACTTTCAGATTTCAGGGATCCAAGAAAGGTTGAATTCCGATATCTTTGTCTATGTACCCACCTCCTCCTCAATCTGTTCATAATGGGCAATGCCGGACAGAATAATTTATTGACAACCGCGTTTGCAAATGGTGATAGTAAAATACTTCAAGCATGTCCTAGTTAGAATCTATTTCTTTTGATGCCAGTCTATACAATACAGACTCATCTGTTGTGTAAATCTTCACTCATTTCACTCAAATTAAGCTGCCATGTCAAAGTTCTTGTGTTGTCCCATCCTTCATCTCTTAGTTAGAGTCACTATAGATAGCAGACTTAAGAAGCTCCTCATTGAGGAttgaaacatttcaattacTAAACTGCTAGTCCACTTCAGGTCATATAGTTACCTGGCGATCTTCTGTCGGTGTCTTTTGGCATGATCTATCTTAATAATTCCAACAAATCACATGTTGTTTGTTGTGGATGGCATCTCACAAACTTCTTATCGATTTATGAATATTGCTCACCAAATTCTATGAATGAATAGGGTCTCTTTGCTCTTTGAACATcttgaatttgaaatgttattacAAACTCAATCTGAAGCTtctcaagaaacaaaaaaccaaaacatcgGGATAGGAAACAAACTCCAACAGCCTTCACAAAGTTAAAACATGGAAAGAAACAACATGAACTAAAAACTTCCATTTACAACTCAATAGACTCACATTGCTTCCAGGCTACCTCCCTCATCCCCATCTAAAAGATGGAAGCATTGTACTGAACCTGTTCACCCATAAGAGTgagtagcatctaatttctctttacaatatctcCCTGAATTACATAAtaatgtcatgagaatgaaggaaataatcactAACTAAATGAGCTCTTGATTGCAAAACAATTTCTCTTtatcagcacctcaggaaatgttttgagaacagtatggagaatatacattgtgatcttaggatgtaaagggttaatttagtTCCACACTGTTACTCTGAAGCTGGGTACTGTACATAAATAGTCAGGTAGAGGCAACCTAATGTAAAGATTACCATAAACTAGCAAGCAATCTGACTTAAACATAGTTTCTATACTGACAATATTTTCAGGAGTGCTTCTGTCatatttttaggtaaaaaaagGGCAGAAAAAGAGTGATTTTGGGGAAAAATTCTACCTTACACTCATGTGCCACAAAATTAAGTTTGGCAAATGAAAATAGAACGTAGTTGGTCTATAAAATTATTAGGGATAAGACGAACACTGACTATTCAACTGGTTTTGCACATGTAATTATTCTGATAATGAGCAATTGATCATACAACTCACAATTTTCCTCGTCTTAAGCTTGGCGACATGTTCTCGTCTGATCTACGTGTCTTCATCTCGCCAGGTAGCGGCAATCCATTTCGATCTCAATAAATCATTCGaaggaaagtgaaagaaagataaattatcaccaattttattCGTTTGTCGTTACTACAGAAATGAACGCAGCAATGATAATGGGCCATGCTTGCTTGAAATCTTCATTCAAAACACTTTAATGTAACACAACCCTATACCTTGTGCCCGTCCAGCCTCGATTTGGTGCCTCACGCAATCCAAGATGGGGCTGCGTGATAAAGAGCTTatcattttgcattttattttcgtCAAACAACTGCGGTATGGCTTCCTCGTGAACATCACGTGGGCAAAGTCCGGAGTCCTGTTGACTTAGTGCTGGGCTCGTTTAAGTTTACTTCCTTGTTTGACGCTTAGTTGTGTTTACAACTGTGAATGGTTGTCCTATAGTTTATACCAAAGATGATTTCGGCAAAGGTTTCCTTTGTGGTAATTCTGCTAGTGTGGTTCTCTGTCTCTTCTAATTGTCAATGTCCAGCGCGAGACTGTGATGTCACGTCTTGGACATTCTGGAGTCGGTGCACTTCAGACCAATGTGGGCAGTTGGGAGCTCAAAGTCGATCAAGAATGATAGTAACAAGGCCTACTTGTGGTGGAAGAGAATGCCCTGACAACCTTTTCGAAACTCGTCAGTGCTATGGGGGAAATCCAGTTGACTGTGAACTGAGCCAATGGACAAGTTGGAGCTCTTGCACAACTCCTTGTGGCGCATCGGGAACGCAATCTAGCTCTCGTCACCGAGTTCTTACTGAGAAGTGTGGCGGTACATGTTCGTCTTCTCTCTCAAGAACAAGATCCTGCTTACAGACCAGTTGTTTCAATGGGGGAAGTGTACAAAATGGAGCATGTCGCTGTCGAGATGGGTTTACGGGAAATTGTTGCCAAGGTAACTTgctaaagagaaaagaaaagctcCTCTATAAACACGCACACAAGCACATCTTAATTTTGGAAGCTTATTTTGAACAGAAAATTGAAGGACCAATTTTttcgaaaaatattttggacCCAAAATGGAGAACAGAGACGGTCAAAACAGAACAATGTTTAAGACAGGTCAATCGGGAACAACTCGGCCATCTTTGCTTGAATCTGCACTTTAATATCAAGGTTTCTGAGCTTTCTCTCCATCGAAACGTTTGAGTGCACTCCCACAGATATGTACCACCGTGATGATCAGTTCGATTCTTATGCACACACGAGTAGCACTTGGGTAAAAATTGGTGACTTTCATGTAGACTTCACCATCTCCGAATGTTGTGAGATTAAAAAGTCTCTCATACTTTTGAATGAAGAACCGAGCTTTCAAAAGAGAGTGACGGTATCTGTTAAAATGAATCTTGTACTTGCGTTACAAAATTTCGAcgtttgttctcatcacttattttcACTACGAATGTCACTGTAGTAAATGATGAGATTTGCTGACGGAAAGTGTGCTTCAttaacttttccatttctgagAAACAATAAGTTATTTTAACTGGAAAGTGTGTCTTTCTTGGAAAGGATGCTTCATGTGTGCATAACTGGCGAGAGCTTCCACGTGATGAAACAAACGAATAAACCATGCATTCCAGAGGAAAAGTACCCAATAAAGTTATATTAACAAATCGATTTCTCAACGGGTTGGAAATAACACAaaaatgagtttatttttctgtttacattaaaggaaaacatttgaaattgcGAATAGTAAGACCCAATTCTAAGAAAATGTAGGCTTTGTTGGACGTGCTGCATATCATACAAGCGAGATAAACTTAATTGATACGACCCAGACACTGCTGaaggtttttctttctcattgcTAATAATATCTTTTGTGGTTTGACCTCACGTCAGCAGTAGAAGCAAAATAAACAGAGCCTGTTTATGATTAAAAAAGCGCCAAAACACTCTTTTTGTATACTCATTTCACTCGATGGCAATGTATTCCATCCCGTTGCACCATTGCGCGCTGTCGGAACATTACTAGTGAGCAGAGAGTATTTGATTCGAGGGAGACGTATTGCGTGCAAATTAAGATGCTTATTTTGAGTGTCACATTA from Pocillopora verrucosa isolate sample1 chromosome 10, ASM3666991v2, whole genome shotgun sequence includes the following:
- the LOC131781169 gene encoding spondin-1-like, coding for MISAKVSFVVILLVWFSVSSNCQCPARDCDVTSWTFWSRCTSDQCGQLGAQSRSRMIVTRPTCGGRECPDNLFETRQCYGGNPVDCELSQWTSWSSCTTPCGASGTQSSSRHRVLTEKCGGTCSSSLSRTRSCLQTSCFNGGSVQNGACRCRDGFTGNCCQEEICNGPSPAVDCQLSSWSEWSHCTTDCGVGGLQTRTRQRTIYERCGGSCSGGSDLKMERSCPRKTCFNGGSLLGGACSCKEGYTGYCCEKNADEDEETDTGSFSVTLGVSLSGGFSLLFFCLCGYCCYRCFCKN